The following coding sequences lie in one Erwinia amylovora genomic window:
- the metC gene encoding cystathionine beta-lyase has product MTSKKKIETALIGAGRGKRYTRGSVNPVIQRASSLVFDSLADKKRATAGRADGELFYGRRGTLTHFSLQEAMTELEGGAGCALYPCGAAAVANAILAFVSAGDNVLMSGGVYEPTQDFCTKILSKMNVTTTWFDSGSGREIAEKVQPNTRVVFLESPSSITMEVQDVPAIVAAVRSKAPEAIIMIDNTWGAGILFRALDFGIDISIQAGTKYLIGHSDAMIGTAVASPRCWPQLRENSYLMGQMVDADTAYMTSRGLRTLAVRLRQHEQSAIRVAQWLAERPEVAMVNHPALPQCKGHAFWQRDFTGSSGLFSFVLTEKLSDMQLAHYLDHFSHFSMAYSWGGYESLILASQPEELAAIRPGSVIDFSGTLVRLHIGLENVEDLIDDLRAGFERLRQ; this is encoded by the coding sequence ATGACCAGCAAAAAGAAAATTGAAACAGCACTCATCGGTGCCGGGCGCGGTAAACGTTATACCCGGGGATCGGTAAATCCGGTTATCCAACGGGCTTCCTCACTGGTATTTGACAGCCTGGCCGACAAGAAACGTGCGACTGCCGGGCGGGCAGACGGCGAACTGTTCTACGGCCGCCGCGGTACTCTGACCCACTTTTCGTTGCAGGAAGCGATGACTGAACTGGAAGGCGGGGCGGGCTGCGCGCTCTACCCCTGCGGGGCCGCAGCGGTGGCCAATGCCATTCTCGCCTTTGTATCAGCCGGAGATAACGTGCTGATGAGCGGCGGCGTGTATGAACCTACCCAGGACTTCTGCACCAAAATCCTCAGTAAGATGAATGTGACCACCACCTGGTTTGATAGCGGCTCAGGCCGCGAGATTGCCGAAAAAGTGCAGCCGAACACGCGCGTGGTTTTCCTTGAGTCTCCGTCTTCGATCACCATGGAAGTGCAGGATGTGCCTGCCATCGTCGCGGCCGTACGCAGCAAAGCGCCGGAAGCGATCATTATGATCGACAATACCTGGGGGGCCGGCATTCTGTTCCGTGCACTGGATTTCGGTATCGATATTTCGATTCAGGCCGGGACAAAGTATCTGATCGGCCACTCCGATGCGATGATTGGCACCGCGGTAGCCAGCCCACGCTGCTGGCCGCAGCTGCGGGAAAACTCCTATCTGATGGGCCAAATGGTCGATGCCGATACCGCTTATATGACCAGCCGCGGCCTGCGTACCCTGGCGGTACGTCTGCGCCAACATGAGCAGAGCGCCATCCGCGTGGCGCAGTGGCTGGCAGAGCGCCCCGAAGTGGCCATGGTCAACCATCCGGCCTTACCGCAGTGCAAAGGCCACGCGTTCTGGCAGCGTGACTTTACCGGCAGCAGCGGCCTGTTCTCGTTTGTCTTAACGGAAAAACTCAGTGATATGCAGCTGGCGCACTATCTCGATCATTTCAGCCATTTCAGCATGGCTTACTCCTGGGGAGGATATGAGTCGCTGATCCTTGCCAGTCAGCCAGAAGAACTGGCGGCAATTCGCCCCGGCAGCGTGATTGACTTTAGCGGAACGCTGGTACGTTTGCATATCGGACTGGAAAACGTTGAGGACTTGATTGACGATTTACGCGCGGGTTTCGAACGTCTGCGCCAATAA
- the exbB gene encoding tol-pal system-associated acyl-CoA thioesterase, translated as MTNDLMQMDLSVWGMYQHADIVVKAVMIGLLLASVATWAIFFSKSIELRSARKRLKREQLSLAAARSLEEALQIGGGFQRQSLSTLLVKEAENELELSANSDDNNGIKERTAFRLERQVAAIGRHAGRGNGFLATIGSIAPFVGLFGTVWGIMNSFIGIAQTQTTNLAVVAPGIAEALLATAIGLVAAIPAVVIYNVFARTIASYKASLGDVAAQVLLLQSRDLDLAASEGAHRVQPAQKLRVG; from the coding sequence GTGACAAATGATTTGATGCAGATGGATCTCTCCGTCTGGGGCATGTACCAGCATGCAGACATCGTGGTAAAAGCGGTGATGATCGGGCTTCTGTTGGCATCGGTTGCCACCTGGGCGATTTTCTTCAGCAAGAGTATCGAATTACGCAGCGCGCGCAAGCGTCTGAAGCGCGAGCAGCTATCGCTGGCTGCGGCGCGTTCGCTGGAAGAAGCATTGCAGATCGGTGGGGGTTTCCAGCGCCAGAGCCTGAGCACCTTGTTGGTTAAAGAAGCGGAAAACGAGCTGGAGCTTTCCGCCAATTCTGACGATAACAACGGTATTAAAGAGCGTACCGCCTTTCGCCTTGAGCGCCAGGTGGCAGCCATTGGTCGTCACGCGGGGCGCGGTAACGGTTTTCTCGCCACCATCGGTTCGATAGCGCCGTTCGTTGGCCTGTTCGGCACCGTATGGGGCATTATGAACAGCTTTATCGGCATTGCCCAAACCCAGACTACCAATCTGGCCGTTGTCGCTCCGGGGATTGCTGAAGCGCTGCTGGCTACCGCAATTGGGCTGGTTGCTGCCATTCCTGCAGTGGTTATCTACAACGTATTTGCCCGCACCATCGCTAGCTACAAAGCCTCACTGGGCGATGTTGCCGCTCAGGTTCTGCTGTTACAGAGCCGCGATCTGGATCTCGCTGCCAGCGAAGGCGCCCATCGCGTTCAGCCAGCTCAGAAGCTGCGAGTAGGTTAA
- the exbD gene encoding TonB system transport protein ExbD, which produces MAMRLNEDLDSNGEMHEINVTPFIDVMLVLLIIFMVAAPLATVDVRVDLPASTSAPQPRPEKPVYLSIKADKQLFIGNDAVSEETLIDTLIQRTEGKKDTTIFFQADKSVEYETLMSVMDKLRQAGYLKIGLMGMETAGK; this is translated from the coding sequence ATGGCAATGCGTTTAAACGAAGATCTTGATAGCAACGGTGAGATGCACGAAATTAACGTGACGCCGTTTATCGACGTGATGCTGGTGCTGCTGATCATCTTTATGGTTGCCGCACCGCTGGCTACCGTTGACGTGCGTGTCGATCTGCCTGCTTCTACCAGTGCGCCGCAGCCGCGCCCGGAAAAACCGGTTTACCTGTCAATTAAAGCGGATAAGCAGCTGTTTATCGGTAATGATGCGGTCAGCGAAGAGACGCTGATCGATACCCTGATACAACGTACCGAAGGCAAGAAAGACACCACCATTTTCTTCCAGGCTGATAAGTCGGTGGAGTATGAAACCCTGATGAGCGTAATGGATAAACTGCGCCAGGCCGGATATTTGAAGATTGGCCTGATGGGCATGGAAACCGCCGGCAAATAA
- a CDS encoding MFS transporter, which produces MTSHVTQPVSRQSGARRIFNVTSGNFLEMYDFMVFGYYATAIAKTFFPGDDPFASLMLTLMTFGAGFLMRPLGAIILGSYIDRHGRRKGLLLTLGLMALGTLSIAITPGYSTLGMAAPIMILLGRLLQGFSAGVELGGVSVYLSEIAPKGRKGFYVSWQSASQQIAVIFAALLGLMLNHLLDKGEVTDWGWRVPFLIGCLIVPFLFWIRRMLEETEAFSQRKHHPSMRQIVHSVGRNWALVLAGMLMVVTTTVMFYMITAYTPTFGKTVLMISDKQSFLVTLCVGISNLFWLPVMGSLSDRIGRRPLLLLFTVLMIATAWPVLNWLVGSPSLTHLLLAELWLSFLYGSYNGAMVVYLAEVMPAEVRATGFSLAYSLATALFGGFTPAVCSYLIHVTGDKAMPGVWLSFAAVCGLLGTLIIKRLVKQYQARRLMEPAIQLP; this is translated from the coding sequence ATGACCTCACATGTAACCCAGCCAGTCTCACGCCAAAGCGGAGCCAGACGTATCTTCAACGTTACCAGCGGTAACTTCCTCGAAATGTATGATTTTATGGTATTTGGCTATTACGCTACGGCCATTGCCAAAACATTTTTCCCCGGTGATGATCCCTTCGCCTCATTGATGCTGACGCTAATGACCTTTGGTGCCGGCTTCCTGATGCGTCCGCTCGGTGCCATTATCCTTGGCTCTTACATCGACAGGCACGGACGGCGCAAAGGTTTGTTGCTTACCCTTGGATTAATGGCGCTGGGTACGCTGTCCATTGCCATCACACCCGGTTACAGCACGCTGGGCATGGCGGCACCGATTATGATCTTGCTGGGTCGCCTGTTACAGGGTTTCTCGGCCGGGGTAGAGCTGGGTGGCGTGTCGGTTTATCTGTCAGAGATTGCGCCAAAGGGGAGAAAAGGATTCTACGTTAGCTGGCAGTCCGCCAGTCAGCAGATTGCGGTTATCTTTGCCGCACTGCTCGGTTTGATGTTGAACCACCTGCTGGATAAAGGTGAAGTGACCGACTGGGGCTGGCGCGTCCCGTTCCTGATTGGCTGCCTGATCGTGCCATTTCTGTTCTGGATCCGCCGCATGCTGGAAGAGACGGAAGCGTTCAGCCAGCGCAAACACCATCCGTCCATGCGCCAGATTGTTCACTCGGTAGGACGCAACTGGGCGCTGGTACTGGCCGGCATGCTGATGGTCGTCACCACCACGGTGATGTTTTATATGATCACCGCCTACACGCCGACCTTCGGCAAAACCGTGCTGATGATCAGCGATAAACAGAGTTTCCTGGTGACCTTGTGTGTGGGGATCTCTAACCTGTTCTGGCTACCGGTTATGGGTTCGCTGTCTGACCGCATTGGCCGCCGCCCGCTACTGCTGCTGTTTACCGTGCTGATGATCGCCACCGCATGGCCAGTGCTGAACTGGCTGGTCGGCTCGCCGAGCTTAACGCATTTATTGCTGGCCGAACTGTGGCTGTCTTTCCTGTACGGCAGTTACAACGGGGCGATGGTGGTTTACCTGGCAGAGGTGATGCCGGCAGAAGTGCGCGCGACCGGGTTTTCGCTGGCTTACAGTCTGGCGACCGCGCTGTTTGGCGGCTTTACCCCGGCAGTGTGCAGCTATCTGATCCATGTCACGGGAGATAAAGCGATGCCGGGAGTATGGCTCTCTTTCGCCGCCGTATGCGGCCTGCTGGGTACGCTGATCATTAAGCGCCTGGTGAAGCAGTATCAGGCGCGTCGTCTGATGGAGCCGGCAATCCAGCTACCATAA
- a CDS encoding SDR family oxidoreductase: MTDQYKMQNPLTQYPATDFPKQHQPAPGVQAEMRPVPDCGEKTWRGSGRLQDRKALVTGADSGIGRAAAIAYAREGADVALSYLPDEQQDAEEVAKLVEQAGRKAVLLPGDISNEAFSKKLVADAHKALGGLDILALVAGKQVAVENIADLSSEQFRKTYETNVFALHWITQAAIPLLPAGASIITTSSIQAYQPSPNLLDYASTKAAILAYTRALAKQVAEKGIRANCVAPGPVWTPLQICGGQPEDVIPTFGQQTPLKRAGQPAELAGVYVYLASQESSYVTAEVHGVTGGNHLG; this comes from the coding sequence ATGACCGACCAATATAAAATGCAGAATCCCCTTACTCAGTATCCAGCAACTGACTTTCCCAAACAGCACCAACCTGCACCCGGCGTTCAGGCTGAAATGCGTCCGGTGCCGGATTGCGGTGAAAAAACATGGCGCGGAAGCGGACGCTTGCAGGATCGTAAAGCGCTGGTAACCGGAGCTGATTCGGGTATCGGCCGGGCGGCGGCGATTGCCTATGCGCGTGAAGGCGCAGATGTTGCCCTTTCATACCTGCCAGATGAGCAGCAGGATGCAGAAGAAGTGGCAAAACTGGTGGAGCAGGCAGGGCGTAAAGCGGTCCTGCTGCCGGGTGATATCAGTAATGAAGCCTTCAGTAAAAAACTGGTGGCGGATGCCCACAAAGCCCTCGGCGGGCTGGATATTCTGGCACTGGTTGCCGGGAAACAGGTAGCGGTGGAAAATATTGCCGATCTGAGCAGCGAACAGTTCCGCAAAACCTACGAAACTAACGTTTTTGCTCTGCACTGGATCACCCAGGCGGCGATCCCCCTTCTTCCTGCCGGTGCCAGCATCATTACCACCTCTTCTATACAAGCTTACCAGCCCAGCCCTAACCTGCTGGATTATGCCTCCACCAAGGCAGCTATCCTTGCCTACACTCGGGCGCTGGCAAAACAGGTTGCAGAGAAAGGCATCCGCGCAAACTGCGTGGCACCGGGGCCTGTCTGGACGCCGTTGCAGATATGCGGTGGGCAGCCTGAAGACGTCATTCCGACATTCGGTCAGCAGACGCCTCTTAAGCGCGCAGGACAACCGGCAGAACTGGCTGGCGTGTATGTTTACCTGGCTTCTCAGGAGTCCAGCTATGTCACCGCTGAAGTTCATGGCGTGACGGGCGGTAATCACCTCGGTTAA
- a CDS encoding Csu type fimbrial protein: protein MKKLLLLWTLLLLMGYSLAGRAACSISPTSVNVNLGTVTSFALNTTPQTASTTITVNCGSGLVVLLSSDFISVRLTSATPNAGGRGELAQSTNYIPIQLCSTSNCSTELTIGGAATNYSQSQLINLANLLGGFIFPIPFYIRTLPNAVVPAGTYTGQLSVLFTYRICTGIGLFGVCLLGQQQTGTFTVPFTVTITITNDCTTITAPAINFGSAPLVGSFLPVSQSINVICTKGSTYTVGLNNGLHATGNQRYMASGSNLLAYQIYQGSGSTYWGDTGTARVSSSASNSISSDQLTRTFNYNALILTSQNTPVAGSYSDTVTVDLSF from the coding sequence ATGAAAAAACTGCTGTTGCTGTGGACCTTATTGCTGCTGATGGGATATTCGCTGGCAGGGCGGGCGGCATGTAGCATCAGCCCTACCAGCGTCAATGTTAATCTCGGTACGGTAACGTCATTTGCCCTTAACACCACTCCGCAAACGGCCAGTACCACTATCACCGTTAACTGTGGCAGTGGTTTGGTGGTGTTGCTGAGCAGTGACTTTATTTCCGTACGGCTGACGAGCGCCACGCCTAATGCCGGTGGCCGCGGTGAGCTGGCGCAGAGTACGAATTACATCCCGATCCAACTCTGTTCCACCTCTAACTGCAGCACCGAGCTGACAATAGGCGGCGCTGCGACGAACTACAGCCAAAGTCAGCTGATAAACCTCGCCAATTTACTGGGAGGCTTCATCTTTCCCATCCCGTTTTATATTCGTACATTACCCAACGCGGTGGTGCCGGCGGGCACCTATACAGGCCAGCTTTCGGTATTGTTCACGTACCGTATTTGTACCGGCATCGGCCTGTTTGGAGTCTGCTTACTGGGACAGCAACAAACCGGGACTTTCACCGTTCCTTTTACCGTCACCATTACCATTACCAATGACTGCACCACCATTACCGCCCCGGCTATCAACTTTGGCAGCGCACCGCTGGTAGGCAGTTTTCTGCCGGTCAGCCAATCCATTAACGTGATTTGTACCAAAGGCAGTACTTACACCGTGGGATTAAACAATGGGTTACACGCCACAGGTAACCAGCGTTATATGGCCAGCGGCAGTAACCTGCTGGCCTACCAGATTTATCAGGGCAGCGGCAGCACCTACTGGGGCGATACCGGCACCGCTCGCGTATCCAGTTCGGCATCCAACTCAATCAGCAGCGATCAGCTGACGCGCACCTTTAACTATAACGCGCTGATCCTGACCAGCCAGAACACGCCGGTGGCGGGGTCCTATAGCGATACGGTGACCGTCGATTTGTCTTTCTGA
- a CDS encoding fimbria/pilus outer membrane usher protein has translation MQRRRAATLHRRTLAITGLLSWLASSGVCAETFNGLPPPPPAAASTREKQTWTLALTINGRDTGELIPVQFNNNHYLIRASDLLRVGFPGSRITSTITDVSAMEQVKANYDSQGQRIVLTVPPDWLPEQTFSGAAHNGEHYAARSSNGALLNYDFYTSQNRGGGSHLSAWNELRLFGSSGQFASNGIWQQQLSGSSAYQQDGYTRYDTWWAAENEENAQTLRVGDLVTDSLAWSSSVRLGGIQLGRDFSVRPDLITYPLPSFAGQAAVPSTVDLFVNGYKNSSNSVQPGPFSLTNMPFVNGAGEAVVVTTDALGRRISTTLPFYVASALLKKGLSDYSIAGGALRENYGLNSFDYGQAASSGSYRYGVNDWLTLESHAEAAKSLALGGGGVQMGIGSFGVVNGAVSQSQMQGQRGNQYNWGYQYSASRYSVGFQQTVRSAGFANLALYGEQQASNTLNFATLSRRSAQYSASLALDRFGNLGAALIDITPATGDRTRLLNLSWSKTLWGNSSLYLSATRDQQAGNWSGALSLVIPFSNLSNASMTMQRDAQGNNSQRVEVSRAMPSDGGLAYDAAWANQSINGHYRQASVQWRNNQLDASAGFYGDDSYNTRWADLSGSVILMDNSLFAANQVNDAFVLVKTDYPDIKVSYENQLMGETNSQGYLLVPRVSAWYPAKYEINTLDLPADMTSSSVEQRFAVKRQSGYLLHFPITPLRAASVILYDQHGDPLPVSTTLTRDGQQNEYVGYDGIVWMENLAVHNAIHAETPDGRLCNAELTVADTKPKSLMTYGPLVCALSPLPTETTP, from the coding sequence ATGCAGAGACGCCGCGCTGCCACATTACACCGCCGTACTCTGGCTATAACAGGGCTACTGAGCTGGCTGGCGTCATCAGGTGTCTGCGCTGAAACCTTCAACGGGCTTCCGCCCCCGCCCCCTGCTGCTGCGTCGACAAGAGAGAAGCAAACCTGGACGCTGGCACTGACGATAAACGGCCGCGATACTGGCGAACTGATCCCGGTACAGTTTAACAACAACCATTATCTGATCCGCGCCAGCGATCTGCTGCGTGTCGGCTTCCCTGGTTCACGCATCACTTCCACCATTACAGATGTTTCCGCTATGGAGCAGGTGAAAGCGAATTACGACAGCCAGGGACAGCGTATCGTGCTGACCGTACCGCCCGACTGGTTACCTGAGCAGACATTCAGCGGTGCGGCACACAATGGCGAGCACTACGCCGCGCGCAGCAGTAACGGAGCGTTGCTGAATTATGATTTCTATACCAGTCAGAACCGTGGCGGTGGTTCCCATCTGTCCGCCTGGAACGAGCTGCGTCTTTTTGGCAGCAGCGGTCAGTTTGCCAGCAACGGTATCTGGCAGCAGCAGCTCTCCGGTTCATCCGCCTATCAACAGGATGGCTATACGCGCTATGACACCTGGTGGGCAGCCGAAAATGAAGAAAATGCCCAGACTCTGCGCGTCGGGGATCTGGTCACGGACTCACTGGCATGGAGCAGCAGCGTACGTCTCGGCGGGATTCAGCTTGGACGCGATTTCTCGGTGCGGCCGGATTTAATCACTTATCCCCTGCCCTCGTTCGCCGGCCAGGCTGCGGTGCCTTCGACCGTCGATCTGTTTGTTAATGGTTATAAAAACAGCAGCAACAGCGTTCAGCCGGGACCGTTTTCCTTGACCAATATGCCGTTCGTTAACGGTGCAGGTGAGGCGGTGGTGGTCACCACCGATGCGCTGGGGCGACGCATCAGTACCACCCTGCCGTTTTATGTGGCCAGCGCGCTGCTGAAAAAAGGCCTCTCTGACTATTCGATTGCCGGCGGTGCGCTGCGTGAAAACTACGGATTAAACAGCTTTGATTATGGCCAGGCGGCCAGTAGCGGATCTTACCGCTATGGCGTAAACGACTGGTTGACGCTGGAAAGCCATGCAGAAGCAGCGAAATCGCTGGCTCTGGGCGGCGGCGGGGTGCAGATGGGGATCGGATCTTTCGGGGTAGTCAACGGTGCTGTCAGCCAAAGCCAGATGCAGGGGCAGAGAGGCAACCAGTACAACTGGGGCTATCAGTACAGCGCCAGCCGTTACAGTGTGGGTTTTCAACAAACCGTCCGTTCCGCCGGGTTCGCTAACCTTGCCCTGTATGGCGAGCAGCAGGCGTCAAATACCCTTAATTTCGCCACGCTCAGTCGCCGCAGCGCGCAATACAGTGCCAGCCTGGCGCTGGACAGGTTCGGCAACCTCGGCGCCGCGTTAATAGATATTACCCCCGCTACCGGCGACCGCACCCGACTGTTGAACCTGTCGTGGAGTAAAACCTTATGGGGAAACAGCAGCCTGTATCTCTCCGCCACTCGCGACCAACAGGCGGGCAACTGGTCAGGCGCGCTTTCGCTGGTCATACCGTTCAGCAACCTGAGCAACGCCAGCATGACGATGCAGCGCGATGCGCAGGGGAATAACTCACAGCGCGTCGAGGTTTCACGAGCAATGCCATCTGATGGTGGCCTGGCCTACGATGCCGCATGGGCCAACCAAAGCATCAATGGCCATTACCGTCAAGCCTCGGTGCAATGGCGCAACAACCAGCTGGACGCATCGGCCGGTTTCTATGGCGATGACAGCTACAACACGCGCTGGGCGGATCTGAGCGGCTCGGTGATCCTGATGGACAACAGCCTGTTCGCCGCAAACCAGGTGAACGACGCCTTTGTGCTGGTCAAAACCGATTACCCGGATATCAAAGTCAGTTATGAAAATCAGCTGATGGGTGAAACCAACAGTCAAGGTTATTTGCTGGTGCCGCGCGTCAGCGCCTGGTATCCGGCAAAATACGAAATTAATACGCTCGACCTGCCTGCCGATATGACCAGTAGCAGCGTGGAGCAACGCTTTGCGGTCAAACGGCAAAGTGGCTATCTGCTGCACTTCCCGATAACACCGCTGCGCGCCGCCAGTGTCATTCTGTACGACCAGCACGGCGACCCGCTGCCGGTATCCACCACCCTCACCCGGGACGGACAGCAGAATGAGTATGTCGGATACGACGGCATTGTCTGGATGGAAAACCTGGCTGTTCATAACGCCATTCATGCTGAAACCCCGGACGGACGCCTCTGTAACGCCGAACTAACGGTGGCGGATACTAAGCCGAAATCACTGATGACCTACGGCCCTCTGGTCTGTGCACTATCACCGTTACCTACGGAAACTACCCCATGA
- a CDS encoding fimbrial biogenesis chaperone, with amino-acid sequence MMALLRIPGLLLVALSMLLSQVTRAANSVMIWPIDPRINSDEKAAELWLENRGTSTTLMQVRVFQWQQNQGQEQFQTQQQVMASPPMVRIEPGKRQMIRLIKQIPPTAGQEAAYRVLLDEIPTPQPQEENNVGLNLQMRYSVPLFVYGPGLRAKDIQPKLSWRLVNQGNQQAIEITNRGNGHARLSNVALGGRSITDSLMGYVLANASRTFPLPFKAPASAELSAQLGTKITWRSSAVQ; translated from the coding sequence ATGATGGCATTACTGCGTATTCCCGGGCTGTTATTGGTTGCGCTGAGCATGCTGCTCTCACAGGTTACACGGGCAGCAAATTCGGTGATGATTTGGCCTATCGATCCCAGGATCAACAGCGATGAAAAAGCCGCCGAGCTGTGGCTGGAAAATCGCGGTACCAGCACAACGTTGATGCAGGTTCGGGTCTTTCAGTGGCAGCAAAACCAGGGTCAGGAACAGTTCCAGACCCAGCAACAGGTGATGGCCAGCCCGCCGATGGTACGCATTGAGCCAGGTAAGCGACAGATGATACGCCTAATCAAGCAGATCCCTCCCACTGCCGGACAAGAGGCCGCCTATCGGGTGCTGCTGGATGAAATCCCCACTCCGCAGCCACAGGAAGAGAATAATGTCGGGTTGAATCTACAGATGCGTTACTCGGTACCGCTGTTTGTTTATGGCCCCGGGCTGCGTGCTAAAGACATTCAGCCAAAACTGAGCTGGCGACTGGTGAATCAGGGGAACCAGCAGGCGATCGAAATTACCAATCGTGGCAATGGGCATGCACGCCTGAGCAATGTGGCTTTAGGCGGTCGCAGCATCACCGACAGCCTGATGGGCTATGTGTTGGCCAACGCCAGCCGCACCTTCCCATTGCCGTTTAAGGCACCGGCCAGCGCGGAACTGAGCGCACAGCTGGGCACTAAAATCACCTGGCGCAGCAGCGCAGTGCAGTAA
- a CDS encoding Csu type fimbrial protein — translation MPHRANPFAGVICPLIPLLLLFSSNGWTLPTQSFAVNAAIVNGCVVSGTNTGVYGTLDFGSLPAIGTYSANASLVQNATITLACTPGTALSMSINGGSHYASGSRNLQRTGGTNRVAYSLYSNAGLTTAIPVNQSVALSYSNANNIILPVYGHLQVTGVNTAGSYTDTLTVTLSW, via the coding sequence GTGCCACATCGGGCTAATCCGTTTGCGGGCGTTATATGCCCGCTAATTCCACTGCTGCTGCTGTTCAGCAGTAACGGATGGACGTTACCGACCCAATCCTTTGCGGTTAACGCCGCTATCGTCAACGGTTGCGTGGTATCCGGCACCAATACCGGGGTATATGGCACGCTGGATTTTGGCTCTCTGCCTGCCATTGGTACCTACAGCGCCAATGCCAGTTTGGTTCAGAACGCCACCATAACGCTGGCCTGCACCCCAGGCACCGCGCTGAGTATGAGTATTAACGGTGGCAGTCACTACGCCAGCGGCAGCCGTAATCTGCAACGGACTGGCGGGACTAATCGGGTGGCATACAGCCTGTATAGCAACGCCGGTCTGACGACCGCTATTCCGGTTAACCAAAGCGTGGCGCTTAGCTACAGCAATGCGAACAATATTATTTTACCTGTCTACGGTCATCTTCAGGTGACCGGGGTCAATACTGCCGGTAGTTATACTGATACCTTGACGGTGACGCTAAGCTGGTGA
- a CDS encoding spore coat protein U domain-containing protein, with the protein MKIKLFLLGCGLGLGVMSSGYADTATGTINATLNLTNSCLVNGQVGTTGINFGSLNFGTSPSTFTTLSASVSGSAGSGIYVNCSAGDTYNVQITGSNTAPATVYGTVTASPRYLISTTSSTTAIAYTLYPSSSSSTPIANNTNLTANGTSDPVLGSNYQIFGQITGGGNNAAIPEGTYTDVINVAVNY; encoded by the coding sequence ATGAAAATAAAGCTTTTCCTGTTGGGCTGTGGACTTGGACTCGGCGTTATGTCGTCAGGTTATGCTGATACCGCCACGGGCACTATCAACGCAACCCTTAATTTGACTAACAGCTGCCTGGTCAACGGACAGGTCGGGACGACCGGTATTAACTTTGGTAGCCTGAACTTCGGTACCAGCCCGTCAACGTTCACCACCCTGAGCGCCTCGGTGTCCGGGTCGGCGGGCAGTGGTATCTACGTTAACTGCAGTGCAGGTGACACCTACAACGTGCAGATTACCGGCAGTAACACCGCGCCTGCTACGGTATACGGTACCGTTACCGCCAGCCCGCGCTATCTGATCAGCACCACCAGCTCCACAACGGCTATTGCCTATACCCTTTACCCCTCATCCTCCTCAAGCACGCCGATTGCCAACAATACCAATTTGACGGCAAACGGGACTTCTGACCCGGTACTGGGATCGAACTACCAGATTTTCGGTCAAATCACCGGTGGCGGTAACAATGCCGCGATTCCGGAAGGCACATATACGGATGTGATTAACGTTGCCGTGAACTACTGA